One genomic region from Anopheles bellator chromosome 2, idAnoBellAS_SP24_06.2, whole genome shotgun sequence encodes:
- the LOC131208077 gene encoding putative gustatory receptor 28a, translating to MKPTGVHPERKNWTNIMFVGSLTAMITQSLRTFLNPKDFYAAQRPVLRISFLVGMTPFTVVKGPTELMLLRCTPFGYINSSLHVILFCSCYVNALLKGETITRFFFRTDISTLGDVLQFTIGITALIMTFFCSIFQRDKLIKSFHALASIDRRFKEIGMETNYKSTLHYNLLVMCAKVIITTLYLAVCLAVFISSSTYPSVTTWLAFLMPYFMMSMVVVVFLCFVNQTKHRFHLLNKVLKHLRQAALEKRHSPERRPSYWHAIKIQRPLGIASTYSNNDKSMPDVVSTVAEIQDALCEACSYAQDYFTIQMLTIVTVVFLIVLFNSYYVLDAVIGTTSHDTPFSKGQFALFFLCQAMVYGSGVFNIVYGSSSMMRENDNIGVNVHKLLNVTSGPESHELATKLMHLSQQMVHRRVRFTACGLFSLDFTLIFTLVGAATTYLVILVQYQLSMDDTRHETIARAFLGNETWIS from the exons ATGAAGCCGACGGGAGTGCATCCGGAGCGCAAAAACTGGACCAACATCATGTTCGTCGGTTCACTCACCGCCATGATAACGCAAAGTTTGCGCACCTTTCTCAACCCGAAGGACTTCTACGCAGCCCAGCGGCCAGTGTTGCGTATCTCGTTCCTGGTCGGTATGACACCGTTTACGGTGGTGAAGGGACCGACGGAGCTGATGCTGCTACGGTGCACCCCGTTCGGGTACATCAACTCCAGCCTGCACGTGATCCTGTTCTGCAGCTGCTACGTGAACGCGCTCCTGAAGGGCGAAACCATCACGCGGTTCTTCTTCCGCACCGACATCAGCACTCTGGGAGACGTGCTTCAGTTCACGATCGGCATCACGGCGCTCATTATGACGTTCTTCTGCAGCATCTTCCAGCGCGACAAGTTGATCAAATCGTTCCACGCGCTGGCCAGTATCGATCGGCGGTTTAAGGAGATCGGCATGGAGACCAACTACAAGAGCACTTTGCACTACAATCTGCTGGTAATGTGCGCCAAAGTGATCATAACGACGCTCTATCTGGCCGTGTGTTTGGCCGTGTTCATCAGTTCGAGCACCTATCCGAGTGTTACGACGTGGCTGGCCTTTCTGATGCCGTACTTTATGATGTCGATGGTGGTCGTGGTGTTTCTGTGCTTCgtcaaccaaaccaaacaccggTTCCATCTGCTGAACAAGGTGCTGAAGCATCTGCGCCAGGCGGCGCTCGAGAAGCGACACTCGCCCGAGCGGCGACCCAGCTACTGGCATGCGATCAAGATCCAGCGGCCACTCGGTATCGCGTCCACCTACTCCAACAACGACAAATCGATGCCGGACGTCGTGTCCACCGTGGCCGAGATTCAGGACGCACTGTGCGAGGCGTGCAGCTACGCCCAGGACTATTTCACCATACAGATGCTAACGATCGTGACGGTCGTGTTCCTGATTGTCCTCTTCAACTCGTACTACGTGCTGGATGCGGTTATCGGAACCACGTCGCACGATACGCCCTTCTCCAAGGGACAGTTTGCGCTGTTCTTCCTCTGCCAGGCGATGGTGTACGGGAGCGGAGTGTTTAACATCGTGTACGGAAGCAGTTCGATGATGCGCGAGAACGACAACATTGGGGTGAATGTGCACAAGCTGCTCAACGTAACCAGTGGGCCGGAGAGCCACGAACTGGCGACCAAACTGATGCACCTGTCCCAGCAAATGGTACACCGGAGGGTACGCTTCACGGCCTGCGGATTGTTTAGCCTGGACTTTACACTCATCTTCACG CTGGTTGGGGCTGCGACCACGTACTTGGTCATTCTCGTGCAGTACCAGCTAAGTATGGACGATACCCGACACGAAACCATAGCCAGAGCATTCCTGGGCAACGAAACTTGGATCTCATAG
- the LOC131208078 gene encoding U2 small nuclear ribonucleoprotein auxiliary factor 35 kDa subunit-related protein 2, translated as MDSLGGKLKRKEWRKLWKKRRRKLRRQKLAQERDRLEAEQEAAKQAVPQHRQYLVEKERLEREAEGREELERAQRNAVWLENERKAQLKFAETRRRLEEEQRAEQAKRERIRKEYEEMERKVREAKAERIRQQQELRQMLLERQHRLEQYAASGIIHDLDELRTVHNTRSEATDCRFFSKTGACRFGLRCAENHPTPGLSKILLIVNFFNHPALERTVHTEYGLDVRLEFDEDDLRSSFAEFFRDIVEEFEKFGSIRHIFVCRNSGVHLRGNVYIEFEHMRNAAAAYLRMNGRFYAKKQLRVEFRNPIVWPAAVCGLSEMRRCQKGPGCNFLHIFKNPDDRYRYDHFRESRSVRREAAVTVPATPLSKKSWDEITASSSQRARNSAHWRWSESPEVDDRRTT; from the exons ATGGATTCCTTGGGAGGCAAATTAAA ACGAAAAGAATGGCGCAAGCTGTGGAAAAAGAGACGGCGTAAACTGAGGCGTCAGAAGCTGGCCCAAGAGCGGGACCGACTGGAGGCGGAACAGGAAGCAGCGAAACAAGCCGTTCCGCAACATCGCCAGTATCTGGTGGAAAAGGAACGCTTAGAACGAGAAGCCGAAGGCCGCGAAGAATTAGAACGGGCGCAACGGAATGCCGTTTGGTTGGAGAACGAGCGGAAGGCGCAGCTAAAGTTTGCCGAAACTCGCCGCAGGTTGGAGGAAGAGCAACGTGCGGAACAAGCCAAACGGGAGCGCATTCGTAAGGAGTACGAGGAAATGGAACGTAAAGTACGAGAGGCGAAAGCAGAGCGCATCCGACAGCAACAGGAACTTCGACAGATGCTACTCGAGCGGCAGCATAGGCTCGAACAGTATGCAGCCTCGGGCATCATTCACGATCTGGACGAACTACGGACGGTGCACAATACCCGTAGTGAGGCGACGGATTGTAGATTCTTTTCGAAAACCGGAGCATGTCGATTCGGTTTACGGTGCGCCGAAAATCATCCGACACCCGGATTGAGCAAG ATTCTGTTGATTGTGAATTTTTTCAACCATCCTGCCCTGGAACGTACCGTGCACACCGAGTATGGGCTCGATGTTCGGCTGGAGTTTGACGAAGACGATCTGAGAAGCAGTTTTGCGGAGTTTTTCCGCGACATCGTGGAAGAGTTCGAGAAATTTGGAAGCATCCGGCACATCTTTGTCTGCCGGAATAGCGGTGTTCACCTGAGAGGAAATGTGTACATAGAATTTGAACACATGAG aaatgctgctgccgcttaTCTACGGATGAATGGTCGATTCTACGCCAAGAAGCAGCTACGCGTGGAGTTCCGGAATCCAATCGTGTGGCCGGCCGCGGTCTGTG GACTTTCCGAGATGAGACGCTGCCAGAAAGGACCGGGTTGCaattttttgcacattttcaaGAACCCAGACGATCGCTACCGGTACGATCACTTCCGAGAAAGCAGATCGGTGCGCAGGGAAGCTGCTGTAACTGTTCCAGCAACGCCACTGAGCAAAAA GAGTTGGGATGAAATTACGGCCAGCAGCTCGCAAAGGGCAAGGAACAGTGCCCATTGGCGCTGGTCAGAATCGCCTGAAGTGGACGACCGGAG AACTACGTGA
- the LOC131207850 gene encoding uncharacterized protein LOC131207850 → MKLLLLVVASLIAVCIAEPKPAINEVKPNQPLQKPGRFLSLPVPSKCASRPKEFSYRGHNYFYSAHVPALKDKRVDWLDGRNICREYCMDLVSVETQEENNLIFRLIQQNDVPYIWTAGRLCDFKGCEGRSDLEPKNIYGWFWSNNREKIHATNQIPNGWGYNPWSKSGHKKIPQPDNAEFDINQTTESCLSILNNVYNDGIAWHDVACYHEKPVVCEDSEELLNYVAATNPGIVL, encoded by the exons ATGAAGCTGcttctgctggtggtggcgtccCTGATCGCCGTGTGTATCGCCGAACCAAAGCCCGCCATTAACGAGgtgaaaccgaaccaaccgcTCCAGAAACCGGGCCGATTCCTGTCGCTGCCCGTGCCATCGAAATGTGCATCGC GTCCGAAGGAGTTTAGCTACCGCGGACACAACTATTTCTACAGTGCCCACGTGCCGGCACTGAAAGACAAGCGGGTCGACTGGCTCGACGGGCGCAACATTTGCCGCGAGTACTGCATGGACCTGGTGTCGGTGGAGACGCAGGAGGAGAACAACCTGATCTTCCGATTGATCCAGCAGAACGACGTGCCGTACATCTGGACCGCGGGTCGCCTGTGCGACTTCAAGGGGTGCGAGGGCCGCTCGGACCTGGAGCCGAAGAACATCTACGGCTGGTTCTGGTCGAACAACCGCGAGAAGATCCACGCCACCAACCAGATCCCGAACGGCTGGGGCTACAACCCGTGGAGCAAGTCGGGCCACAAGAAGATCCCGCAGCCGGACAATGCCGAGTTCGACATCAACCAGACGACCGAGTCCTGTCTGTCGATCCTGAACAACGTCTACAATGACGGCATCGCCTGGCACGATGTGGCTTGCTACCACGAGAAGCCGGTCGTGTGCGAGGACTCGGAGGAGTTGCTGAACTACGTGGCCGCCACGAACCCGGGCATCGTCCTGTAG